The DNA sequence GGATGAACTTGACCGACAAAACCAATGACTTGTCCGTCTAGTGAAATAGTCGCTGTACGACCTGGATGCATACTAGTTAATGCTTGCGTCGTTGTGTACTCTACTTTTAGACCCAGACGGTCAAAAAGTGCTTCCAGAATTCCTTTTGCATAAAAGAAATCAACTGGTATAGCAGATGTTTGAAAATCCTTTTCAGTAACCAAACCTGTCAAAGCAAAGGCAAAGCTGTTAATTTCAGTCGGCAATTCTTCCTGTGGATTCCCCTTTTGCTCGAAGACTTTTCCGATTTCATACAGAGCCAAGTCCTTATTTTTACGTGCTACATTATAGGCAACGGTATCCACAATGCCAGCTACCATATTTTGACGAAGGACACTGCGATCTACTGTCATAGGCCACATTAACTCTGTCAAGTTACTTGGGTTGGTGCTGAATTGCACAGCTTTTTCAGGAGTGGTCAAAGCATAGGTGATAACTTCTGTCAGACCAGCACCTTCTGCTACTGTACGAACCTTGCGGCGGAGTTTTTGGGTTTCTGTCAATTCACCAGCTGTTCCGTCATCTTTAGGCAAGGTTGCTGGTAATTTATCATAACCATAGATACGCGCAATCTCCTCATAAAGGTCTGCTTCAATATGAATGTCCCAACGACGGCGTGGTACGCTGACTGTGAATTCCTCTGCATTGCCAGTAAGACCAAAACCAAGACGGCGGAAAACATCTTCAATATCTGTATAAGTTAATTCCGTTCCAAGTACACGATTGACATCTGCCAATGTTGAAACAACTTCAACATCTGATGTGTCCACTTGACCCGCTGAGACGATACCGGCTTGTACCGTTGCACCTGCAAGATCTGCAATCATACTAGCTGCAGCATCTAGAGCTTCTGTTACTGTCGCTAGGTTAATTCCTTTTTCAAAGCGAGAGGATGATTCTGAACGAAGATTGAGACGTCCGCTCGTCTTACGAATGGAAGTTCCGTCAAAAACTGCTGCTTCAAGCACTACACGGCTTGATTGAGAAGAAATTTCCGTTGCAGCTCCACCCATGACACCAGCAAGAGCGACTGGCTTATCTGCTACCGCAATCACAAGATCGCTCGTTTCTAATTCGCGCTCTTCGTCATCAAGAGTTACTAATTTTTCGCCCGTACACGCTTCACGCACCACAATTTGATTGCCCTCAAAAGTATCTAAATCAAAGGCGTGCATTGGTTGTCCAAAGTAAAGTAGAATATAATTTGTCACATCTACCACATTGTTGATAGGACGAATCCCTGCATTCATAAGCAGATTTTGAAGCCATTGCGGACTTGGAGCAATGGTTACATTTTCCAAAATACGTGCTGCATAAAAAGGCGCCTTGTCCGTTTCAATCGCAACAGAGAGCTGTTCTCCAGCTTGATCTTGTGTTTCCAACAACGGAAAATCTTTAAAATGAACTGACTTGTCGTAGATAGCTGCTACCTCATACGCTACTCCACGCATTGAAAGCGCATCTGCACGGTTCGGTGTGATAGAAAGCTCAATAATTTCATCATCTAAGTCAAGGTAAGGAAAAACGGAATCCCCTGGCACAGCTTCTTTTGGTAGGATTTGAATGCCGTCGGAAAATTCTTTTGGAACAACCGAGTCCGAAATGCCTAATTCTCCAAGGGAACAAATCATTCCAAGGGATTCTAACCCACGAATTTTTCCTTTTTTAATCTTGTAATTATCTGCAATACGAGCTCCTGGAAGAGCTACCATAACCTTGATTCCCGTTCGTACATTTGGAGCGCCGCAAACGATTTGTCGAAGCGCTTCTTCGCCAACATTCACTTGACAGACATGTAAGTGCGTCTCAGGTACATCTTCACAGCTAATCACTTCACCAACTACAATTTTTGACAATCCCTCAGCAGGAGAACTGACCCCTTCTACTTCAATCCCTGTCGTTGACATTTTTTCAGCTAATTCTTCACTCAGAACAGTTACGTCAACTAGTTCTTTTAACCATTTATAACTTACTAGCATAATTCATCTATATGAGTGCATAGAAATCTTTGAGAACTACTGTTTCTGCTCAAAAATTTTGCCTCATATTATTTCCTTTCTTTTTGAGGCTGGGACAAGTTCCCAAGCCAAGTGCTTTTTCGCTTAATTTAATTCTTTCCGAATGAGCCAGTCAATATCAACCGTTTCACCAGTCGCATATTCATGCTCACTAAAACGCTTAAAACTATATTTAAAGTAAAAGTTTTGTGCCTTAAAATTCTTTTCCCAAACACCTAACCAAACCCACGAAAACTTTCGTTTAGTAGCTTCTTGCATGGCAAAATCAAACATTTCCTTGCCAAAACCCTGTCCTTGATGAGATTTCAAAACATAAATCCGATGAACCTCAAAAGCATTCTCCATTGAGTGTTCTACCTCTACGGGCTCAGTCTGTGCTTGCCCCCAGTTAAATTTGAGAAAACCAACTATCTTTTCTTTCTCATCCAGTGCAAAATAGGTCTCCGACTCTGCTTGCGCCAAATCCTTCTGAATCTGCTCAAGGGAGAGTTCATGGGTAAAATAATCTTGCATATCTTCCGCTTTGATATAAGGGCCGAAAGTTTCTTGATAAGTTTGCACTTCCAGTTCTCGTAGAACTTCAGCCTGTTCTTCTTTTACTTTTACTAACATAGCATTTATTTAAATTGTTCTGAAAAACGAACATCACCTTGATAGAAGCCACGAATGTCATTGATACCGTAGCGCAGCATAGCCACCCGTTCTTGACCCAGCCCAAAAGCAAAACCAGAATAAACATCCGGATCAATGCCACTCATTTCAAGGACGCGTGGGTGTACCATTCCAGCTCCCATAATTTCAATCCAGCCAGTCTTTTTGCAAACATTGCATCCTTGCCCACCGCATTTAAAGCAAGAAACATCCACCTCAACAGACGGCTCTGTAAATGGGAAATAAGACGGACGCAGACGAATACTGCGGTCTTCTCCAAACATTTTTTGCACAATGAGCTGCAATGTTCCTTGAAGGTCTGCCATAGAAATATTTTTCCCGACAACCAAACCTTCAATTTGATGAAATTGATGAGAATGCGTCGCATCGTCCGTATCCCGTCGGAACACACGCCCTGGCGAGATCATTTTCAGAGGACCTTTAGAAAAATCATGAGCGTCCATAGCACGAGCTTGAACTGGGCTGGTGTGAGTACGCAGCAAAATTTCTTCTGTAATGTAAAAAGTATCCTGCATGTCACGCGCTGGGTGGTCTTTTGGTAAATTCATCCGCTCAAAGTTGTAATAGTCTGTTTCGACTTCAAAACCATCTACAACTTGATAACCCATCCCAATAAAAATATCTTCAATTTCTTCACTTGTCTGGCTAAGAACATGACGATTCCCAGCAAGAATTTTCCGACCCGGAAGCGTTACATCTATTGACTCCTTAGCCAACTGATTGGCAACTTTTTGTTCTTCTAGTAGCTTTGCAGATTCTTCAAAAGCAGCGGTCAAAATATCCCGTGCTTCATTGACATGCTTCCCAATAATCGGACGCATATCGGCAGAGACGTCTTTCATTCCTTTTAAAATCTCTGTTAAAGAGCCTTTCTTTCCAAGGACAGAAACACGCAGATTCTGCATTTCTTTTTCATTTTCAGTTGAAATTTTTTTCAGCGACGCCAGAGTTTCTTCTCTAAGCTTATTTAATTGTTCCTCAATGGTTGACATAATTCCTCCAAATATAAAAACCGCATGCCAAACTCCATAAGCGGAGCGTTGACACGCGGTACCATCCGTTTTTATCTGGTTTCCCAGACCTTAATTCTCAATCCTATTGCAAGTGAATTCACCTAGTTTTCATCTAAAGAGCTCTCAGTCTCTAGCTCTTCTCCCTGTCAAACTTCCCCTAAGCTACTAGTCTTGCGGATTCTTATTTAATTAGTTGATATTATACCAAATTTTATAGGACTTGTAAATAGACCTTGTTTAAAAATGCAATCACACTCGACACACATTACATGCAGTAGTCAAGTCTATACTAACTCGCTCAAGTATTCATAGCGCTCATATTTCTCCAAAAGTAAATCGTTTTTGCCATCCAACTCTTTTTGGAGTTCAGCGAGCCGACCGAAGTCCGAAGCATATTCCTGCATTTCCCGCTCAATAGCTGCAATGTCCTCCTCAAGCTTCTCTATATCTCCCTCAATAGACTCCCACTCCTGTTTTTCAAAGTAGCTTAAGCGCTTCTTTTCCTCTCGCACTTTAGCTACTTTTTCCTTTTCAAGTTGTTGGGAAATGGCAGAGCTCTCTAGCTCAAACGCCTTTTCATCCAGATAATCAGTATAATTACCGAAATATTCTCTGATAGTTCCCTCTTCAAAAGCTAAAATCTTATCTGCTACTTTATCAAGGAAATACCGATCGTGACTAACAGTCATAACTGGGCCGGCAAAGCTTTGCAAAAAATTTTCCAGCACCGTTAATGTCGCGATATCTAAGTCATTAGTTGGCTCATCCAACAGCAAAACATTCGGCTTTTCCAACAATAACTTGAGAAGATAGAGCCGCTTTTTCTCTCCTCCGGATAATTTTTCAATCAAAGTTCCATGAGTGGAACGAGGAAAGAGAAATTGTTCCAAGAGTTCGGCAATTGATGTCGTCCCCGCAGATGTCTTAACTTCTTCTGCGACTTCCTGCAAGAAATTGATAACGCGTTTGGACTCATCCAACCCTTCAATTTGCTGTGAGAAATAAGCCACACGAACCGTCTCACCAATGATCAGTTGACCAGATTGAGGTGCTAATTTCCCAGCAATCAGATTGAGCAAGGTGGATTTCCCAACTCCATTATCCCCCACAATCCCAATCCGATCTTTATTTTGAACTAACAAATTGAAATGAGAAAGAATCTTCTTGTCACCATAAGCAAAGCCCATATCTTTAAATTCAATCACTTTCTTCCCAATCCGACTGGTCTCGAAATTCATTTCTAAGTCTTTCTGAGTCGCTTGATCAGACAAATCCTTTTTCAAATCTTGAAAACGATTGATTCGAGCTTGCTGCTTGGTTGCTCTAGCCTGTGGCTGGCGACGCATCCAGGACAATTCCTGCTTATAAAGCTGTTGTTTTTTATGGAGAAAGGCAGCATCTCGCTCGTCTTGTTCTGCTTTCAAACGGACGTAATCTTGATAATTTCCTTGATATTCAAGCAAATCTCCGCTGTCCAATTCAAAAATCCGTGTCGAAACATGATCTAGAAAATAGCGGTCATGGGTAATAAAGAGAACCGTTTTTTTGGAATTCTTCAAAAAATTTGTCAGCCATTCGATGCTATCAATATCCAAATGGTTGGTCGGCTCATCAAGGAGCAATAAGTCATCGTCTCCTAACAAGACTTGTGCCAATTGCACGCGGCGTCGCAAACCACCTGACAGGTCGCCGACCTTAGCAGATAAGTCGTTCAAACCTAGCTTCGACAAAACAGTCTTAACTTGACTTTCAATTTCCCATGCTTGAAGAGCATCCATTTCAGCCATAATCTTCTCTAAACGAGATTGATTGCTTTCATCATAGTTAGACAGCAATAACTCATACTCACGAATAAGCTGCATTTCTCGCAGATTGCTTGATAAAACCGTATCTAGTACCGTTTTGTCGTCATCAAAGTGCGGTTCTTGGGTTAAGTAGCCAATCTTATAGCCCGATTTAGCTGAAAAAGGATTAATGTCCCCATCAAATCCAGATTTTCCAGACAGAACATTCAAAAGGGTCGTTTTTCCAGTTCCATTAACCCCAATCAAGCCAATCCGATCCAAACTATGAATAATAAAGGAAATATTTTTAAAAACAGTCTTATCTCCCACCGTTTTAGTCAACTTTTCAACAATAAAGTCACTCATCTTCTCTCCTCTACAAAAGCTAAAATAGCTTCAAGGCAGTTGTCCAAGGTACCATTCACAATAGCTGTCTCAATCTCAGTCAAGAGATGTCCTAAAGCAGGACTCGGCTTAAAGCCAAATTCTTTGATTAACAGACCACCATTGACGACAATTTCATGTTTATCATGAATCGTTAGTGAATCATAAGTAGAATGAATCTTTTCAAAATTAACAGCTAATCCCTGTGCTTGACGAATTTCTTCTGCTTGTATCATCAGGTCCAATTCAAAACGATAGCATTCTTCTTTATCCAGAAAATGCGTTTGGCGAATATTATAAATCGTGACAATTTGCTCTACGCGCTTCTGAAATTCATTTGAAGTTTTCCAATGCTTGAGGAATTTTTTAACATTTTTTACTTGAAGAGCCATTAAAAGAGCAGCCCAAGCTTGTTCTGAACTCGTAAATTGAAAATCTGCTTTAATATCAAACATCGTTTTCAATTGTGATTGGCTGCTGCGCATGTCAGGTAAATAGTCCGTTGCACCACTGGCAAGCAGACTTTTCAATCCTTTACGCCAATAAGACGCTGTCAGTAGTTTGTCAAATTCAATGAAAGTTCGCTCCACAGAAATTTTTTTTAATAGTGGCGCACACATTTTCATAGCCTGAAATGTGTCTGTATCTAATGAAAAGCCTAAGGATGCCTGAAAACGAAATCCTCGCATAATGCGCAAGGCGTCTTCGTTGAAGCGTTCCGAAGGTGTTCCTACAGCACGTAAGATCTGCTGTTTCAGATCATCCAACCCTTCAAATAAATCAATCACATTCCCTGCTTCATCCAAAGCCAAAGCATTGATCGTGAAATCGCGCCGTTTTAAATCTTCTTTTAGAGAACGAACAAACGTGACATGGCTAGGTCTGCGATAGTCTACATAGATATCCTCTGTCCGAAAAGTCGTCACTTCATATTCATGATTGTCTTCTAAGACTAAAACCGTCCCATGCTCAATTCCGACATCAATCGTTCGCTCAAAAATACGTTTGGTTTCTTCTGGATAACTGGAACTTGCAATATCCACATCATGAATCGGTCGATTCAATAAAGCATCGCGAACTGAACCGCCAACAAAATACGCCTCAAAACCGGCATTCTTAATCTTCTTTAATACTGGTAAAGCCTCCTGAAATTCAGAAGGCAGATTTTCTAATCTCATAATAAATATTCCAATCCGTAGACAAGCTCTTTTTTCTTGACCACTTCCTTAATACCTAAATTCACCCCCGTCATGAAAGACTTACGGTCGTACGAATCATGACGAAGTGTCAGTCCCTCACCTTGACCACCAAAGATGACTTCTTGGTGAGCCACCAAGCCTGGTAAACGAACCGAATGAATGCGCATGCCGTCCATTTCTGCGCCACGTGCTCCTTTTAATAACTCTTTTTCGTCCATTGCCCCCTGATGTTTTTGGGGGCGAACCTTGCTAATCAATTCAGCTGTTTTAATCGCTGTGCCGCTCGGCGCATCCTTTTTCTGATCATGATGTAATTCAATGATTTCCACATCTGGAAAATATTTAGCTGCTTGCGTTGCAAATTGCATCAAAAGAACCGCTCCCACAGCAAAATTAGGAGCAATCAAGCCTCCTAGCTCTTTTTGCCGAGAAAACTCAACTAACCCTTTGATTTCATCCGATGTAAATCCAGTCGTTCCGACCACAGGCGCAAAGCCCTGCTCTAATGCAAAACGAGTATTTTCATACGCCACTTTAGGAGTTGTAAAATCAACCCACACATCCGCTTCTACACCACTCAAATCTTCTTTCTGATTAAAAACGGGAACACCAGCTACTTCTTTTTCTGGAGTAAGTGGGTCAAGCAATCCAACGAGCTCTAATGCAGGATCTTCTGTCACCATGTTATAAGCAGCTTGTCCCATTTTTCCTTTGAAACCAGCAATAATGACCTTTATACTCATGGAATTCTCCTTAAATAATCGGAATATAGGCTAAGGCAATACTTCCAGCACCCAAATGAGTTCCAATCACACTACCAAATGTCGCAATCGAAATCTCTCCGGAAACACCATCTTCTAACAATAATTGATGTAAATGTTCTGCTTTTTCCAGTGCATTTCCATGAATAATCATCACTTGGTAATTTCCTTGTGCAGTTTGCTCTTTGACAATCTCAATCAGGCGTTTCGTAGCTTTTTTCTCGGTACGAATCTTTTCATAAACCTCAATAACTCCCTCGTCGTTAAAGTAAAGAATTGGTTTGATACTGAGCAAGTTTCCAAGAATTGCAGCACCGTTAGACAAACGACCACCCTTCACCAAGTGATTTAAGTCATCTACCATGATGAAAGCACCAATTCCCTTAATTTGAACTTCAAGATTGTTTAAAATTTGTTCAAACAATAATCCCTGTTTAGTCCAGTTCAAAATATGCTCCACCATCATTCCAAGTGGCGCACTTGTGATTTTTGAATCCGGAAAAGCAATTTCTAAACTTGGAAATTCATCTTTCAAATACTGGATATTTTGATAAAAACCAGAAATTCCACTCGATAAAAACAAACCAATGACATGAGTATAACCTTGTCCTTCTACTAAAGAAAGGATATTTACTAAGCTAGCAATACTCGGTTGGCTCGTCTTTGGCAATTCACTAGAAGCTGCCATTTTTTGATAAAATTCACTAGCAGAAAAATTTTTTCCTTCAATATACTCAACCCCGTCTATACTAACGGGAATATCTAGGACAAATAAATGCTCATTTTCGACTACTTTATTATCTAAATATGCAGACGAATCAGTAATTACGGCTAATTTCATGCATTAAAACTCCAAATTGATACCTGGCAAATCTAAGGCGATTTCTGTTACTTCATAGGTCAAACGATTTAATACAGCCAAACTTGGCTGAGCTAATTGCTCCACCTCATCCTGCTCAAATTCACTCGGTTCGTTCACAATTCGCCCAAGAATATGATTGACTTGCGAGATTGTTCCACTAATGACAAAAGAATCAAAGACAATCATAAAGCTCACAATTACAACAATAGAGGTCACTTGCCCTTCCTGATCTTGATTTAACAATTGAAAATTGACGTCCACTTTTGTTTCTGGAGTTCCATTTTCTTTTTCCCATTCTAAATTACGAGCATCATAATGATATTGACTAACAAATTCTTTTTCACGTTGTAATTCCATTTCGTTTCTCCTCAAAATATGCGTTAGTAAAATTATATCATATTTTCCAGCACCTGACTATTTTAATCAGTATGAAAATCATCTTCTGCCAATGTTTCTTTTAGGATTAAAAAGGAGTCAGAGAATTTTTTCTCCAACTCCTAGAATGATGAAACTCATCATTATTTATTCAATGGTTTACGAAGTGCTCCGAATAGCACACCACTTACAATTGCGCCAATCAAGATAAAGATGATATAGAGAAGAGCATTTGAAGTAAGTGCAATAACAAAGATACCTCCGTGCGGTGCGATTAGTTTAATACCAGCCATGCCGACAAGGGCACCTGCTAAGGCAGAGCCAACCATAAAGCTTGGAATAGCGCGAGCAGGGTCAGCAGCACCAAATGGAATGGCACCTTCAGTGATGAATGATAGCCCCATAACAATGTTTGTCAAACCTGAATTACGTTCTTCTTCGGTGAATTTGTCTTTGAATAAAAGCGTTGCAACAAAGACTGCTAGAGGAGGAACCATACCACCAGCCATAACTGCTGCCATCACAACTGAACCACCTGTTGAAACAGTTGCTGCAAGAGTTCCTGTACCAAAGATATAGGCCGCCTTATTGAAAGGACCACCCATATCAATAGCCATCATACCACCTACAACGAGTCCAAGAAGGACAGCTGAACTACCAGATAAACCTTCTAGGAAACTATTCAATCCAGTATTGATAGCTGCCATTGGAATATTCACCAATAACATCAAGAAGCCAGTTAGCAAGATTCCCAACAGCGGGTAAAGTAGAATAGACTTGATGCCCTCTAGTGATTTTGGAAGACCACTCAAGGCTTTTTTAAGAAAGTTTACAACGTAACCTGCAAGGAAACCACCCACTAGGGCTCCAAGGAAACCAGAAGGGACGCCAGCAAGAGCAAGGGTTGCTTTCCCGCCTGCTGCAAATGGAATTTTTCCAAAAGCAAGACCTGCCGAAGCCATGCTACCTGCTACAAACCCTGGTGCCAAACCTGGCTTTTCAGCAATAGAATAAGCGATATAACCAGCAAGAACAGGAAGCATAAAGCCAAAAGCCAAACCACCAATATTCTTAAACATAGCTGCAAGATCATGGTAAGTTCCAAGATTTGCCAATTGATCTTTTGGAACTCCCATCGCTTGGTCAATCAAGAAGGCAATAGCAATCATAATACCACCACCAATAACAAATGGAAGCATTTGGCTAACACCACTCATTAAGTGTTTGTAGAAACCGCCTGCTGCATTCGCTGAAGAGGACGCAGCTGCTTTATTGGCTGCATGATATACTTCTGCTTTTCCTGACAATGCCAAGTTAATCAATTCTTCTGTTTTACGAATACCATCAGCAACCGGACGATTAATCAGTGGTTTCCCATCAAATCGATCCATTTCTACAGCTTTATCAGCTGCAATAATAACTGCTTTTGCTTTTTGAATATCTTCTGCTGTCAGTTTGTTTCCGATACCACTAGCACCGTTGGTTTCAACCTTGATACCAACTCCCATTTCAGCTGCTACCTTTTGAAGAGCTTCTTGCGCCATATAAGTATGTGCAATTCCCGTTGTACATGCTGTTACCGCAACAAGGAAATCACCATCTTTGGTTGCCGGTACTACCGTTGTAGGTTCTGCTGCTTTTTCAGATGCTTGGTCAAATAATGCAATCACTTCATCTGGTGAAGTTACTTGACGAAGTTTGTCTGCAAATCCATCTTTCATCAGGTACTGTGACAATTCTGCAAGTGCAGCCAAGTGAGTATCGTTCGCTCCTTCTGGTGCAGCAATCATGAAGAACAAATCTGTCGGTTGCCCGTCTAAACTTTCATAATCCACACCTTTGTTTGATTTTGCAAAAAGAACGGTTGCTTCTTTGACTGCCGCATTTTTACTGTGTGGCATGGCAATCCCGTCGCCCAAGCCTGTTGACGTTAAAGCTTCACGAGCCAAGATTCCTTCTTTGAATGTTTCAAAATCTGTCACATAACCGTGGTCAACTAAACTGCGAATCATTTCATCAATAGCAGCTGTTTTTTCAGTTGCTTGTAAATCAAGCAACATCACATCTTTTCTCAGCAAATCCTGAATTTTCATATTTTTTCTACCTCTACTTTTTCATACATTTCGTTAATAAAAGCGGCTGTTGCCAAGTCATCAGAGAAAGTTGTTGCCGTCCCGCAAGCTACTCCCCATTTGAAGGCTTCAACAGCATTTCCTGAACGAACAAATTCCCCAGTAAAGCCTGCAACCATTGAGTCACCAGCTCCGACAGAATTTTTTACGATTCCCTTGATTGGTTTTGCAAAATAAGCTCCGTCCTTTGTTACCAAAAGTGCACCGTCTCCTGCCATAGAAATAATGACATGTTGCGCACCTTTAGCTAGAATTTCACGAGCGTATTTTTCAATCTCATCCAATTTTTCCAGCTTCACTCCAAAAATATCACCTAACTCGTGATTGTTGGGTTTTACCAATAATGGCTGAAACTCTAGTGAATCAATAAGTGTTTGTCCCTCGAAATCACAAACGACTTGTGCTCCAGTTTGCCTCGTCAGACTAATTAACTCTTTATAGACGACATTGCCTAGATTTTTATTGCTTGACCCTGCAAAGACAACTGTATCTTTCTCTGAAAGCCCTGAAAGAATATCTTTTAAGGCTGCCAATTGCTCTGGTGAGACAGTCGGACCCGTTCCATTGATTTCTGTCTCAGCGTCTGCTTTAATCTTAACGTTGATACGCGTATCCTCTGACACTTGGACAAATTTAGTCGCAATCGCTTCATTTTCCAAGGTATCAGTAATAAATTTTCCAGTAAAGCCACCGATAAAGCCAGTCGCTGTATTGTCAATTCCCAAACGTTTGAGCACACGACTGACGTTGATGCCTTTTCCACCAGCAAATTTATCATCGCTCTCCATACGATTCACGCTTCCAACATTGACCTTGTCCAAACGGACAATATAGTCAATAGAAGGGTTAAGCGTAACAGTATAAATCATACTTCAATAACCTCCGTTTTTTCTTTTATCTTCTCCAATTGCTCATTGGTACAAGCACTAGTAATAATGCTTGCGCGTTTGATAGGTGCGACTTTCACGAAAGAGGTCTGACCGATTTTTGAGGCGTCAGCTAAGACATAAGTCTGCTTGGCGTTTTCAAGAATCGCTCGCTTGACTGCTCCTTCTTCCATATCAGGCGTTGTATAGAAATTTTCATCAATTCCATTCATACCAATAAAGGCTTTGTTGAAATTCAACTGACCAATTTGATTCAAAGCAACACCACCAATACTAGCATCTGTTGAGCTTTTGACAACTCCTCCGATAATAACCGTTGGAATGTTTTTCTCAACTAACTTTGTAGCATGGTG is a window from the Streptococcus anginosus subsp. whileyi MAS624 genome containing:
- a CDS encoding DUF1149 family protein; this translates as MELQREKEFVSQYHYDARNLEWEKENGTPETKVDVNFQLLNQDQEGQVTSIVVIVSFMIVFDSFVISGTISQVNHILGRIVNEPSEFEQDEVEQLAQPSLAVLNRLTYEVTEIALDLPGINLEF
- the pheT gene encoding phenylalanine--tRNA ligase subunit beta, producing MLVSYKWLKELVDVTVLSEELAEKMSTTGIEVEGVSSPAEGLSKIVVGEVISCEDVPETHLHVCQVNVGEEALRQIVCGAPNVRTGIKVMVALPGARIADNYKIKKGKIRGLESLGMICSLGELGISDSVVPKEFSDGIQILPKEAVPGDSVFPYLDLDDEIIELSITPNRADALSMRGVAYEVAAIYDKSVHFKDFPLLETQDQAGEQLSVAIETDKAPFYAARILENVTIAPSPQWLQNLLMNAGIRPINNVVDVTNYILLYFGQPMHAFDLDTFEGNQIVVREACTGEKLVTLDDEERELETSDLVIAVADKPVALAGVMGGAATEISSQSSRVVLEAAVFDGTSIRKTSGRLNLRSESSSRFEKGINLATVTEALDAAASMIADLAGATVQAGIVSAGQVDTSDVEVVSTLADVNRVLGTELTYTDIEDVFRRLGFGLTGNAEEFTVSVPRRRWDIHIEADLYEEIARIYGYDKLPATLPKDDGTAGELTETQKLRRKVRTVAEGAGLTEVITYALTTPEKAVQFSTNPSNLTELMWPMTVDRSVLRQNMVAGIVDTVAYNVARKNKDLALYEIGKVFEQKGNPQEELPTEINSFAFALTGLVTEKDFQTSAIPVDFFYAKGILEALFDRLGLKVEYTTTQALTSMHPGRTATISLDGQVIGFVGQVHPVTAKDYNIPETYVAEINLTAIEKAIQPAKPFVEITKFPAVTRDIALLLKAEISHKEVVEAIEAAGVKRLTDIKLFDVFSGEKLGLGMKSMAYTLTFQNPEDTLEDEEVARYMEKIQKSLEETIGAEVR
- the dapB gene encoding 4-hydroxy-tetrahydrodipicolinate reductase, translating into MSIKVIIAGFKGKMGQAAYNMVTEDPALELVGLLDPLTPEKEVAGVPVFNQKEDLSGVEADVWVDFTTPKVAYENTRFALEQGFAPVVGTTGFTSDEIKGLVEFSRQKELGGLIAPNFAVGAVLLMQFATQAAKYFPDVEIIELHHDQKKDAPSGTAIKTAELISKVRPQKHQGAMDEKELLKGARGAEMDGMRIHSVRLPGLVAHQEVIFGGQGEGLTLRHDSYDRKSFMTGVNLGIKEVVKKKELVYGLEYLL
- a CDS encoding GNAT family N-acetyltransferase — encoded protein: MLVKVKEEQAEVLRELEVQTYQETFGPYIKAEDMQDYFTHELSLEQIQKDLAQAESETYFALDEKEKIVGFLKFNWGQAQTEPVEVEHSMENAFEVHRIYVLKSHQGQGFGKEMFDFAMQEATKRKFSWVWLGVWEKNFKAQNFYFKYSFKRFSEHEYATGETVDIDWLIRKELN
- a CDS encoding DegV family protein translates to MKLAVITDSSAYLDNKVVENEHLFVLDIPVSIDGVEYIEGKNFSASEFYQKMAASSELPKTSQPSIASLVNILSLVEGQGYTHVIGLFLSSGISGFYQNIQYLKDEFPSLEIAFPDSKITSAPLGMMVEHILNWTKQGLLFEQILNNLEVQIKGIGAFIMVDDLNHLVKGGRLSNGAAILGNLLSIKPILYFNDEGVIEVYEKIRTEKKATKRLIEIVKEQTAQGNYQVMIIHGNALEKAEHLHQLLLEDGVSGEISIATFGSVIGTHLGAGSIALAYIPII
- a CDS encoding ABC-F family ATP-binding cassette domain-containing protein, which produces MSDFIVEKLTKTVGDKTVFKNISFIIHSLDRIGLIGVNGTGKTTLLNVLSGKSGFDGDINPFSAKSGYKIGYLTQEPHFDDDKTVLDTVLSSNLREMQLIREYELLLSNYDESNQSRLEKIMAEMDALQAWEIESQVKTVLSKLGLNDLSAKVGDLSGGLRRRVQLAQVLLGDDDLLLLDEPTNHLDIDSIEWLTNFLKNSKKTVLFITHDRYFLDHVSTRIFELDSGDLLEYQGNYQDYVRLKAEQDERDAAFLHKKQQLYKQELSWMRRQPQARATKQQARINRFQDLKKDLSDQATQKDLEMNFETSRIGKKVIEFKDMGFAYGDKKILSHFNLLVQNKDRIGIVGDNGVGKSTLLNLIAGKLAPQSGQLIIGETVRVAYFSQQIEGLDESKRVINFLQEVAEEVKTSAGTTSIAELLEQFLFPRSTHGTLIEKLSGGEKKRLYLLKLLLEKPNVLLLDEPTNDLDIATLTVLENFLQSFAGPVMTVSHDRYFLDKVADKILAFEEGTIREYFGNYTDYLDEKAFELESSAISQQLEKEKVAKVREEKKRLSYFEKQEWESIEGDIEKLEEDIAAIEREMQEYASDFGRLAELQKELDGKNDLLLEKYERYEYLSELV
- the pheS gene encoding phenylalanine--tRNA ligase subunit alpha, producing the protein MSTIEEQLNKLREETLASLKKISTENEKEMQNLRVSVLGKKGSLTEILKGMKDVSADMRPIIGKHVNEARDILTAAFEESAKLLEEQKVANQLAKESIDVTLPGRKILAGNRHVLSQTSEEIEDIFIGMGYQVVDGFEVETDYYNFERMNLPKDHPARDMQDTFYITEEILLRTHTSPVQARAMDAHDFSKGPLKMISPGRVFRRDTDDATHSHQFHQIEGLVVGKNISMADLQGTLQLIVQKMFGEDRSIRLRPSYFPFTEPSVEVDVSCFKCGGQGCNVCKKTGWIEIMGAGMVHPRVLEMSGIDPDVYSGFAFGLGQERVAMLRYGINDIRGFYQGDVRFSEQFK
- a CDS encoding CCA tRNA nucleotidyltransferase; this translates as MRLENLPSEFQEALPVLKKIKNAGFEAYFVGGSVRDALLNRPIHDVDIASSSYPEETKRIFERTIDVGIEHGTVLVLEDNHEYEVTTFRTEDIYVDYRRPSHVTFVRSLKEDLKRRDFTINALALDEAGNVIDLFEGLDDLKQQILRAVGTPSERFNEDALRIMRGFRFQASLGFSLDTDTFQAMKMCAPLLKKISVERTFIEFDKLLTASYWRKGLKSLLASGATDYLPDMRSSQSQLKTMFDIKADFQFTSSEQAWAALLMALQVKNVKKFLKHWKTSNEFQKRVEQIVTIYNIRQTHFLDKEECYRFELDLMIQAEEIRQAQGLAVNFEKIHSTYDSLTIHDKHEIVVNGGLLIKEFGFKPSPALGHLLTEIETAIVNGTLDNCLEAILAFVEERR